The following proteins come from a genomic window of Bartonella apihabitans:
- a CDS encoding MFS transporter — protein sequence MQPDRPSQNLKPWRAIFAATATIGAVGMALGLGTQLISILMAARGFSSSVIGYSGTVGGIATIIAAVFTARIAKKLGVARSILTMMCVGCASFLGFYYFELIFIWFVLRFTLHFAITVMFILSEFWVNSSAPPAKRGTILAIYAITLGLGFTIGPTLLAHVGSQGFTPFGTACILIALAAIPIVMAWNLSPTFKDSDHVAFIRYIFAVPSSTMAVLVYGAIQMGALTLITPFSLNLGYSESEAAKFMSILALGNVLLLIPIGIISDFVTDRRYPLMGCAIIGLIGTLLIPLIAEVKWVLILDLFILGGVSAGLYTIGLAQLGARLKGFELAAANSAFIFCYGIGMLVGPTAIGKAMDLFPPFGFSNTMATFFGLYIILVVSRVVLKLIRS from the coding sequence ATGCAGCCTGACCGTCCCTCACAGAACTTGAAGCCATGGCGCGCAATATTTGCCGCCACCGCTACAATTGGCGCAGTGGGCATGGCATTAGGGCTCGGGACCCAACTTATTTCTATTCTCATGGCTGCCCGGGGGTTTTCCAGTAGTGTGATAGGTTACAGCGGAACTGTGGGGGGGATTGCAACAATTATTGCTGCTGTCTTTACAGCACGAATTGCCAAAAAACTCGGTGTTGCACGTTCCATACTGACGATGATGTGCGTCGGGTGTGCAAGCTTTTTAGGATTTTATTATTTCGAATTGATTTTTATCTGGTTCGTTTTGCGCTTCACCTTACATTTTGCCATTACGGTGATGTTTATCCTTTCCGAATTCTGGGTAAATAGCTCGGCTCCGCCGGCTAAACGCGGCACGATTCTTGCGATATATGCGATTACACTCGGGCTTGGGTTTACTATCGGCCCTACCCTTCTTGCCCATGTAGGAAGTCAAGGTTTCACCCCATTCGGCACGGCCTGTATTCTGATTGCTCTTGCAGCAATTCCGATTGTTATGGCCTGGAACTTGAGCCCGACATTCAAGGATAGCGATCACGTTGCTTTTATCCGCTATATTTTTGCTGTGCCAAGTTCGACGATGGCCGTACTGGTTTACGGTGCAATACAAATGGGCGCATTGACGCTTATTACCCCTTTCAGTCTAAATCTCGGCTATAGCGAGAGTGAAGCTGCCAAATTCATGTCCATACTTGCATTGGGAAATGTTCTCCTGCTTATTCCGATAGGCATTATCAGCGATTTTGTTACAGATAGACGCTATCCCTTGATGGGCTGCGCAATCATCGGCTTGATTGGCACTTTATTGATTCCCTTGATTGCAGAGGTCAAGTGGGTGCTTATTCTTGATCTTTTTATTTTGGGTGGAGTTTCGGCTGGCCTCTATACAATTGGTCTGGCGCAATTAGGCGCACGCCTCAAGGGATTCGAACTTGCTGCAGCCAATTCAGCCTTTATTTTTTGCTATGGCATCGGAATGCTTGTCGGGCCGACGGCAATCGGAAAAGCGATGGATCTCTTTCCACCTTTCGGCTTTTCGAACACAATGGCCACATTTTTCGGACTTTATATCATTTTAGTGGTCTCAAGAGTTGTGTTAAAGCTAATCCGCTCTTGA
- the rpmG gene encoding 50S ribosomal protein L33 yields the protein MAKAASIKIKLLSTADTGFFYVTKKNSRTMTEKMTKRKYDPIAKKHVEFKETKIK from the coding sequence ATGGCTAAAGCAGCATCCATTAAAATCAAGCTTTTGTCGACTGCAGATACCGGTTTTTTCTATGTTACAAAGAAAAATAGCCGCACAATGACAGAAAAAATGACAAAACGTAAATATGACCCGATTGCAAAAAAGCATGTCGAGTTCAAAGAAACAAAAATCAAGTAA
- the dprA gene encoding DNA-processing protein DprA — protein sequence MEKRKGIPLTDMQRLHWLQLIRSENVGAVTFIDLIEHFGSAGAALAALPELSSKGGRGKPIRIASREDAERELELAGKIGARFIGLGEPDYPPYLRAIETPPPLILVKGNCDRFFSPSVGIVGSRNASAGGKKLTTLFAHQLGEMGFTTISGLARGIDTAAHSASIDTGTIAVMAGGIDHIYPPENKELYNTILDKGGAIVSEMPIGTQPRAQDFPRRNRIIAGMSLGLLVCEAATRSGSLITARLAAEMGRIVFAIPGSPLDPRAQGTNNLIKEGALLVTRPEDIAETLTPLSPSQDNRQLAIFGDIDENFTEFSQKPVLDESVIGRVDKDRDAVLNALSTAPIDLETLSLASEVPIDQIYLILVELDLAGKLIRHSGGMVSLAVTEFSD from the coding sequence ATGGAAAAACGTAAAGGGATTCCCCTTACCGATATGCAGCGCCTCCATTGGCTGCAATTGATACGTAGTGAAAATGTGGGAGCTGTTACGTTCATTGATCTTATCGAACATTTCGGTTCGGCAGGTGCGGCACTCGCTGCACTTCCGGAACTGAGTTCCAAAGGAGGCAGAGGAAAGCCTATCAGGATTGCCAGTCGTGAAGATGCAGAGCGTGAACTCGAACTTGCGGGAAAAATTGGCGCGCGTTTTATCGGTTTGGGTGAACCCGATTATCCTCCCTATTTGCGGGCAATTGAAACACCTCCCCCTCTCATTTTGGTAAAAGGAAATTGTGATCGGTTTTTTTCTCCCTCTGTGGGCATCGTAGGCTCGCGGAATGCATCGGCTGGCGGTAAAAAACTGACAACACTGTTTGCCCATCAGTTAGGGGAAATGGGTTTCACAACAATTTCCGGTTTAGCCCGAGGCATTGATACAGCCGCCCACTCTGCGAGCATTGATACCGGAACAATTGCAGTGATGGCGGGAGGAATTGACCATATATATCCGCCGGAAAATAAAGAGTTGTATAACACCATATTGGATAAAGGCGGGGCGATCGTCAGCGAAATGCCCATTGGAACACAACCCAGAGCTCAGGATTTTCCCCGACGCAACAGAATCATTGCCGGCATGTCACTTGGACTTCTGGTATGCGAAGCAGCAACCCGTTCAGGTTCCCTGATTACTGCCCGATTGGCCGCAGAAATGGGGCGCATCGTTTTTGCAATACCGGGGTCTCCGTTGGATCCTCGTGCCCAAGGCACCAATAATCTCATTAAAGAAGGTGCACTGCTTGTCACCCGTCCGGAAGACATTGCAGAAACACTCACCCCTTTATCTCCATCACAAGATAACAGGCAATTAGCGATATTCGGCGATATCGACGAAAACTTTACAGAGTTTTCGCAAAAACCGGTTTTAGATGAAAGCGTGATTGGCAGGGTAGATAAAGACCGTGACGCCGTATTAAATGCTCTTTCTACAGCGCCGATTGATCTGGAGACGCTCAGTCTTGCATCCGAAGTCCCGATTGACCAAATCTATCTCATTCTGGTCGAATTGGATCTGGCAGGAAAACTTATCCGTCACAGTGGCGGCATGGTTTCACTTGCTGTCACTGAGTTTTCTGATTAG
- the plsY gene encoding glycerol-3-phosphate 1-O-acyltransferase PlsY has product MADIGLSPKMVSWLTLIICYLIGSIPFGLIFTRLAGLGDVRKIGSGNIGATNVLRTGNKKIALLTLLCDMFKGTLAVYIAAFLSSLDFNNIVVIALGGFAAFIGHIYPIWLKFKGGKGVATYLGVCLGFFPPAALVFICVWLLTAFITRYSSLSALFAVILVPVFIILFMDNPSQKLFAIVLSVMSLIVILKHHTNIRRLMTGTESKIGSKKT; this is encoded by the coding sequence ATGGCCGACATCGGTTTATCTCCCAAAATGGTCTCATGGTTGACATTGATTATATGTTATCTCATAGGCTCGATTCCCTTCGGACTGATATTCACCCGATTGGCAGGCCTTGGAGATGTTCGTAAAATCGGTTCGGGCAATATTGGTGCTACGAACGTTTTACGCACCGGTAACAAGAAAATCGCATTGCTGACGCTTTTATGCGACATGTTTAAAGGCACTCTTGCGGTTTATATTGCCGCTTTCTTATCGTCATTGGATTTTAACAATATTGTCGTTATTGCCTTGGGTGGTTTTGCCGCCTTTATAGGTCACATTTATCCGATCTGGCTCAAATTCAAAGGCGGGAAAGGTGTTGCAACCTATCTTGGCGTTTGTCTGGGATTTTTCCCACCTGCTGCATTGGTGTTTATCTGTGTTTGGCTGCTTACCGCGTTTATTACCCGTTATTCTTCACTCTCTGCGCTTTTTGCAGTCATTCTTGTTCCGGTTTTCATCATACTTTTTATGGATAACCCTTCCCAAAAACTCTTTGCTATTGTTCTTTCGGTAATGAGTTTAATCGTTATTTTGAAACATCACACCAATATCCGACGTTTAATGACCGGGACAGAAAGCAAAATCGGTTCTAAAAAAACATAG